The proteins below come from a single Streptomyces spongiicola genomic window:
- a CDS encoding GntR family transcriptional regulator — MTMPVVHSLRDQIREHIVEGIVSGRWKPGERIVERRIATELAVSQTPVREALRELESLRLIESAPNKGVRVRNLTAADLEESYPVRAGLEQIAAELAAERLAADCSALEPHVAALYEADRAADGTAQVRHTVAFHRELVKAAGNGVLLHTWEGLGIEVFTALSIRWLGTKQKSYAEEHEELVEAFRRRDPRIGALVKAHVLGCAPRA; from the coding sequence ATGACCATGCCCGTCGTCCACTCGCTGCGCGACCAGATCCGCGAGCACATCGTGGAGGGCATCGTCAGCGGCCGCTGGAAGCCGGGCGAGCGGATCGTGGAGCGCCGCATCGCCACGGAGCTGGCCGTGAGCCAGACGCCCGTACGGGAGGCCCTGCGCGAGCTGGAGTCCCTCCGGCTGATCGAATCGGCACCCAACAAGGGCGTACGGGTGCGCAACCTCACCGCGGCGGACCTGGAGGAGAGCTACCCGGTCCGGGCGGGGCTGGAGCAGATCGCCGCCGAGCTGGCCGCCGAACGGCTGGCGGCCGACTGCTCCGCGCTGGAACCGCACGTCGCCGCGCTGTACGAGGCGGACCGCGCAGCGGACGGGACGGCGCAGGTGCGGCACACGGTGGCGTTCCATCGGGAGCTGGTCAAGGCGGCGGGCAACGGGGTGCTGCTGCACACCTGGGAGGGCCTCGGCATCGAGGTCTTCACCGCCCTGTCCATCCGGTGGCTGGGGACGAAGCAGAAGTCCTACGCCGAGGAGCACGAGGAGCTGGTCGAGGCGTTCCGCCGCCGTGATCCGCGGATCGGCGCGCTCGTCAAGGCCCACGTCCTGGGCTGCGCGCCCCGCGCCTGA
- a CDS encoding TetR family transcriptional regulator, with translation MNTTPPSPRRPLTERRKAATRLEIARAAAELFTERGPDATSAEEIADRAGVALRTFYRYFRNKHDAVGPLLAVGAERWRALLAATGPGTPLPEALERTLAEALAVPVGGSAEGLRRTRALLRTALRDPALKAVWYRVNQESEERLAPVLARLAGPGADPLELRLAAAVAVDALRIGLEVWALSDAPPGAAGTARGTGGRAGMGTGTAEGTGTAEGTRASPGTGSPAGPALRCLRELSGGLRPLAPAPRANR, from the coding sequence GTGAACACCACGCCGCCGTCCCCGCGCCGGCCGCTGACCGAGCGCCGCAAGGCCGCGACCCGGCTCGAGATCGCCCGGGCCGCCGCGGAGCTGTTCACCGAGCGCGGCCCGGACGCCACGTCGGCCGAGGAGATCGCGGACCGAGCCGGGGTGGCCCTGCGCACGTTCTACCGGTACTTCCGCAACAAGCACGACGCCGTCGGCCCGCTGCTGGCCGTGGGGGCGGAGCGCTGGCGGGCACTGCTCGCGGCCACCGGCCCGGGCACCCCGCTGCCCGAGGCGCTGGAACGGACTCTGGCCGAGGCGCTCGCGGTGCCGGTGGGCGGATCGGCCGAGGGACTGCGCCGCACCCGGGCGCTGCTGCGCACGGCGCTTCGGGATCCGGCGCTGAAGGCGGTCTGGTACCGGGTGAACCAGGAGTCGGAGGAGCGGCTGGCCCCGGTGCTCGCACGGCTGGCCGGGCCCGGCGCCGACCCGCTGGAGCTGCGGCTCGCCGCGGCGGTCGCCGTGGACGCGCTGCGGATCGGGCTGGAGGTGTGGGCCCTCTCCGACGCACCGCCCGGAGCCGCGGGGACGGCTAGGGGCACAGGTGGGCGCGCGGGCATGGGCACGGGCACGGCCGAGGGAACGGGCACGGCCGAGGGAACGAGAGCAAGTCCGGGTACGGGCTCGCCCGCGGGGCCGGCCCTGCGCTGTCTGCGGGAACTGTCCGGCGGGCTGCGCCCGTTGGCGCCCGCGCCGCGGGCCAACCGGTGA
- a CDS encoding SDR family oxidoreductase, whose translation MTTETPLQGKIALVAGATRGAGRAIAVQLGAAGATVYATGRTTRERVSEVGRTTETIEETAELVTAAGGRGIAVPTDHLDPAAVRALVARIDEEQGGLDILVNDVWGGEHLVLALWDAKMWDTDLDHGLRMLELGVRSHIITSSCALPLMVRRPGGLVVEVTDGTAETNRRYRENFYYDLTKNAPIRMAFALGEDLKSTGCTAVCVTPGFLRSEQMLDTFGVREDNWRDAIAEQPHFAIAESPVYLGRAVAALAADPDRARWNGRSLSSGQLAKEYGFTDADGSRPDALAYFEDVVFGGKEASADDYR comes from the coding sequence ATGACGACCGAGACACCACTGCAGGGAAAGATCGCACTCGTCGCGGGTGCGACACGGGGCGCCGGCCGGGCCATCGCCGTACAGCTGGGCGCGGCGGGCGCCACGGTCTACGCGACCGGACGTACCACCCGGGAGCGGGTCAGCGAGGTCGGCCGGACGACCGAGACGATCGAGGAGACGGCCGAACTGGTCACGGCCGCAGGCGGCCGGGGCATCGCCGTCCCCACCGACCACCTCGACCCGGCCGCGGTCCGCGCCCTCGTCGCCCGGATCGACGAGGAGCAGGGCGGGCTGGACATCCTGGTCAACGACGTCTGGGGCGGCGAGCACCTCGTTCTGGCTCTATGGGACGCCAAGATGTGGGACACCGACCTCGACCACGGGCTGCGCATGCTGGAACTGGGCGTCCGCAGCCACATCATCACCAGCAGCTGCGCCCTGCCGCTGATGGTGCGCCGGCCCGGCGGGCTCGTCGTCGAGGTCACCGACGGCACGGCGGAGACCAACCGCCGCTACCGCGAGAACTTCTACTACGACCTCACCAAGAACGCCCCGATCCGGATGGCGTTCGCCCTCGGGGAGGACCTGAAGTCCACCGGCTGCACCGCGGTGTGCGTGACCCCGGGCTTTCTGCGCTCCGAGCAGATGCTGGACACCTTCGGGGTACGCGAGGACAACTGGCGGGACGCGATCGCCGAACAGCCCCACTTCGCCATCGCCGAGTCGCCGGTCTACCTCGGGCGCGCGGTCGCCGCCCTCGCCGCCGACCCGGACCGGGCCCGCTGGAACGGCCGGTCGCTCTCCAGCGGACAGCTCGCGAAGGAGTACGGGTTCACGGACGCCGACGGGAGCCGGCCGGACGCCTTGGCGTACTTCGAGGACGTCGTGTTCGGGGGCAAGGAGGCATCCGCGGACGACTACCGCTGA
- the aceE gene encoding pyruvate dehydrogenase (acetyl-transferring), homodimeric type, protein MTDPVAMLPSELDQLPDRDTEETAEWAASLDAVTKAAGPHRAAYLMRRTLQHAEGVAGLDLPKLLETDHVNTIPTAAEPLPAGDEEMERRITAWNRWNAAAMVTRGSRHGVGGHIATFASAAWLYETGFNHFFRGKEGGGTSEAGDSGDQLYIQGHASPGIYARAFLDGRLTEAHLDNFRREAGGGGLPSYPHPRRLPWLWEFPTVSMGLGPLSAIYQARFNRYLTSRRIKDVSASHVWAFLGDGEMDEPESTAALALAAREGLDNLTFVVNCNLQRLDGPVRANFKIVQELEAQFRGAGWNVVKTLWGNAWDELFRLDTTGALVRRLREVPDAQVQTYQTRDAAYIREDFFGKDPALAEMAKLLSDDRILECFHLSRGGHEPRKVYAAYKAAVEFKGAPTVILAQTVKGHTLGQGFASKNANHQMKKLTVDEFKAMRDLLDLPIGDGDFADGQVPYGHPGADSPEVRYLKERRAALGGPAPARRVHPVAPLPAPAEKAFAAFDKGSGNQSVATTMAFVRLVKDLIRDRETGRRWVPIVPDEARTFGMESLFPSLGIYSPKGQTYEPVDRDQLMYYREAENGQILNEGITEAGSMADFIAAASSYATHGETMIPFYIFYSMFGWQRTADQMWQLADQLGRGFLVGATAGRTTLTGEGLQHADGHSPVIAATNPAALSYDPAFAYEVAAIVKDGLRRMFGEARPDEDPDVFYYLTVYNEPMPQPAKPEGVDEGIVRGLYRFRAGEGTADGPRIQLLASGTAIHWALEAQRLLAAEWGVTADVWSATSWTELRRDALEADEALLRGESRVPYVRQALEGAEGPVLAVSDYMRQVPDQIAQWVEQDWSSLGADGFGLSDTREAARRHFGVDAQSVVVAALAQLARRGEVPASAVKEARERYGF, encoded by the coding sequence ATGACCGACCCCGTAGCCATGCTTCCGAGCGAGCTCGACCAGCTCCCGGACCGTGACACCGAGGAGACCGCCGAATGGGCGGCCTCCCTGGACGCCGTCACCAAGGCCGCCGGCCCGCATCGCGCCGCGTACCTGATGCGCCGCACCCTCCAGCACGCCGAGGGTGTGGCAGGGCTCGATCTGCCCAAGCTCCTGGAGACGGACCACGTCAACACCATCCCGACCGCCGCCGAGCCGCTCCCGGCCGGCGACGAGGAGATGGAGCGCCGGATCACCGCCTGGAACAGGTGGAACGCGGCGGCGATGGTCACCCGCGGCTCCCGGCACGGCGTCGGCGGGCACATCGCCACCTTCGCCTCCGCCGCCTGGCTCTACGAGACCGGCTTCAACCACTTCTTCCGCGGGAAGGAGGGCGGGGGCACCTCAGAGGCCGGCGACTCCGGCGACCAGCTGTACATCCAGGGCCACGCCTCCCCCGGCATCTACGCCCGGGCCTTCCTCGACGGCCGCCTCACCGAGGCGCACCTCGACAACTTCCGCCGGGAGGCCGGCGGCGGCGGTCTGCCGTCGTACCCGCACCCGCGCCGACTGCCCTGGCTGTGGGAGTTCCCGACGGTCTCCATGGGGCTGGGCCCGCTGTCGGCGATCTACCAGGCGCGCTTCAACCGCTATCTGACCAGCCGCCGCATCAAGGACGTCTCCGCGTCGCACGTCTGGGCGTTCCTCGGCGACGGCGAGATGGACGAGCCCGAGTCGACCGCGGCGCTCGCGCTGGCCGCTCGCGAGGGCCTGGACAACCTGACCTTCGTCGTCAACTGCAACCTGCAGCGCCTCGACGGCCCGGTGCGCGCCAACTTCAAGATCGTGCAGGAGCTGGAGGCCCAGTTCCGCGGCGCCGGCTGGAACGTCGTGAAGACCCTCTGGGGCAACGCCTGGGACGAGCTCTTCCGGCTCGACACCACGGGCGCCCTGGTCCGCCGGCTGCGCGAGGTCCCGGACGCGCAGGTCCAGACGTACCAGACCCGTGACGCCGCCTACATCCGCGAGGACTTCTTCGGCAAGGACCCCGCGCTCGCCGAGATGGCGAAGCTGCTGAGCGACGACAGGATCCTCGAGTGCTTCCACCTCTCGCGCGGCGGTCACGAACCGCGCAAGGTGTACGCCGCCTACAAGGCCGCCGTGGAGTTCAAGGGCGCCCCGACGGTGATCCTGGCCCAGACGGTCAAGGGCCACACGCTCGGCCAGGGCTTCGCGTCAAAGAACGCCAACCACCAGATGAAGAAGCTGACGGTGGACGAGTTCAAGGCGATGCGGGACCTGCTCGACCTGCCGATCGGGGACGGCGACTTCGCCGACGGACAGGTGCCCTACGGCCACCCCGGCGCCGACTCCCCCGAGGTCCGCTATCTGAAGGAGCGCCGCGCGGCGCTCGGCGGCCCGGCCCCGGCCCGCCGCGTGCACCCGGTCGCCCCGCTGCCCGCGCCCGCCGAGAAGGCGTTCGCCGCCTTCGACAAGGGCTCCGGCAACCAGTCGGTGGCGACGACGATGGCCTTCGTCCGCCTGGTCAAGGACCTGATCCGCGACAGGGAGACCGGGCGGCGCTGGGTGCCGATCGTCCCCGACGAGGCCCGCACCTTCGGTATGGAGTCGCTGTTCCCCTCGCTCGGCATCTACTCGCCGAAGGGCCAGACGTACGAGCCGGTCGACCGCGACCAGCTGATGTACTACCGCGAGGCGGAGAACGGGCAGATCCTCAACGAGGGCATCACCGAGGCCGGCTCGATGGCGGACTTCATCGCCGCCGCTTCGTCGTACGCCACGCACGGCGAGACGATGATCCCCTTCTACATCTTCTACTCGATGTTCGGCTGGCAGCGGACCGCCGACCAGATGTGGCAGCTCGCCGACCAGCTCGGCAGGGGCTTCCTCGTCGGCGCCACGGCCGGCCGCACCACGCTGACCGGCGAGGGCCTGCAGCACGCGGACGGCCACTCGCCGGTGATCGCGGCGACGAACCCGGCGGCGCTCAGCTACGACCCGGCGTTCGCCTACGAGGTCGCGGCCATCGTCAAGGACGGTCTGCGCCGCATGTTCGGCGAGGCCCGCCCGGACGAGGACCCGGACGTCTTCTACTACCTGACGGTCTACAACGAGCCGATGCCGCAGCCCGCGAAGCCGGAGGGCGTGGACGAGGGCATCGTCCGCGGCCTGTACCGGTTCCGGGCGGGCGAGGGCACCGCGGACGGCCCGCGCATCCAGCTCCTCGCCTCGGGCACGGCGATCCACTGGGCGCTTGAGGCACAGCGCCTGCTGGCCGCCGAGTGGGGCGTCACGGCGGACGTGTGGTCGGCGACCTCCTGGACCGAGCTGCGGCGCGACGCGCTGGAGGCCGACGAGGCGCTGCTGCGCGGCGAGTCCCGCGTCCCGTATGTGCGCCAGGCCCTGGAGGGCGCCGAGGGCCCGGTGCTCGCGGTGAGCGACTACATGAGGCAGGTGCCGGACCAGATCGCCCAGTGGGTGGAGCAGGACTGGTCGTCGCTGGGCGCGGACGGCTTCGGCCTGTCGGACACCCGTGAGGCGGCGCGCCGCCACTTCGGTGTCGACGCGCAGTCGGTCGTGGTCGCGGCACTGGCACAGCTCGCCCGCCGCGGCGAGGTGCCGGCCTCCGCGGTCAAGGAGGCACGCGAGCGTTACGGCTTCTGA
- a CDS encoding helix-turn-helix transcriptional regulator: MRAARLIKMVLLLQSRPSMTAAELAHELEVSERTVTRDALALSEAGVPVYADRGRTGGYRLVGGYRTRLTGLARSEAEALFLSGVPGALREMGLDDAASAARLKVSAALLPALRDASRSAAQRFHLDAPGWYHEPETPDLLPVVAEAVWDDRVVAARYRDAERRLEPYGLVLKAGVWYLCAFADGTSFRVYRIDRFTAASLTTEHFERNASFDLPAFWAARAAQFARSILRAEVVLRLSPEAARRLPYVTDRAAAEEALEAAGPADERGWRTVTLPVESEQVAFAQLLSLGAESEVLRPAGLRERFAEAAARLHDLYGGRSRGGASQAADGASPR, translated from the coding sequence ATGCGCGCTGCCCGGCTCATCAAGATGGTCCTGCTGCTCCAGTCCCGGCCCTCCATGACCGCCGCCGAACTCGCCCACGAACTGGAGGTCTCCGAGCGGACCGTCACCCGCGACGCGCTCGCACTGTCGGAGGCGGGGGTTCCGGTGTACGCGGACCGGGGGAGGACGGGCGGGTACCGTCTCGTCGGCGGGTACCGGACACGGCTGACCGGCCTCGCCAGGAGCGAGGCCGAGGCGCTGTTCCTGTCCGGGGTGCCCGGGGCGCTGCGCGAGATGGGACTGGACGACGCGGCATCCGCCGCGCGGCTCAAGGTCTCCGCCGCACTGCTCCCGGCGCTGCGGGACGCCTCCCGCAGCGCGGCGCAGCGGTTCCATCTGGACGCGCCCGGCTGGTACCACGAGCCGGAGACACCGGACCTGCTGCCGGTGGTCGCCGAGGCCGTGTGGGACGACCGTGTGGTGGCCGCCCGCTACCGGGACGCCGAGCGGCGGCTGGAGCCGTACGGCCTCGTGCTGAAGGCCGGAGTCTGGTACCTGTGCGCCTTCGCCGACGGCACGTCGTTCCGCGTCTACCGCATCGACCGGTTCACGGCCGCCTCGCTGACCACCGAGCACTTCGAACGGAACGCGTCCTTCGATCTGCCGGCCTTCTGGGCTGCGCGCGCCGCCCAGTTCGCCCGCTCCATCCTGCGGGCCGAGGTGGTACTGCGGCTGTCCCCGGAGGCGGCCCGCCGGCTGCCGTACGTCACCGACCGGGCGGCGGCCGAGGAGGCACTGGAGGCGGCGGGCCCGGCGGACGAACGGGGGTGGCGCACGGTCACCCTGCCGGTGGAGTCCGAGCAGGTGGCGTTCGCCCAGCTCCTCTCGCTCGGAGCGGAGTCGGAGGTGCTGCGGCCGGCGGGCCTCCGCGAGCGGTTCGCGGAGGCCGCGGCCCGTCTGCACGACCTCTACGGGGGCCGGTCCCGCGGTGGCGCCTCCCAAGCAGCAGACGGCGCCTCACCGCGGTAG
- a CDS encoding TIGR01777 family oxidoreductase, producing MRIAVTGASGLIGSALVRSLRGGGAGGEHEVVRLVRRRPKAADEVRWDPARQFVDAAGLVGCDAVVHLAGAGVGDRRWSEEYKREIRDSRVLGTAAIAEAVASLEEPPRVLVCGSAIGYYGDTGDRAVDESAPPGEGFLPRVCEEWEAAAAPAEEAGVRVAFARTGLVVAREGGAWGRLFPLFRAGLGGRLGSGRQFWSFISLQDEVAALRHIVDTGTLSGPVNLTVPEPLTNREVTAAMGRVLNRPTLLTVPPVALRVFLGEFAEDVLGSQRVLPGKLLDSGFAYSHPSIEGAIRAALD from the coding sequence ATGCGTATTGCTGTGACGGGCGCGAGCGGTCTGATCGGTTCCGCACTGGTGCGGTCCCTGCGGGGCGGGGGTGCGGGCGGAGAGCACGAGGTGGTACGCCTCGTCAGGCGGCGGCCGAAGGCCGCCGACGAGGTCCGGTGGGATCCCGCACGGCAGTTCGTGGACGCGGCGGGCCTCGTCGGCTGCGACGCCGTTGTGCATCTCGCGGGCGCCGGGGTGGGCGATCGGCGGTGGAGCGAGGAGTACAAGAGGGAGATCCGGGACAGCCGGGTGCTCGGCACGGCCGCGATCGCGGAGGCGGTGGCGTCGCTGGAGGAGCCGCCGCGGGTGCTGGTGTGCGGCTCGGCGATCGGGTACTACGGCGACACGGGCGACCGCGCGGTCGACGAGAGCGCCCCGCCCGGTGAGGGCTTCCTCCCGCGGGTCTGCGAGGAGTGGGAGGCCGCGGCGGCGCCGGCCGAGGAGGCCGGTGTGCGGGTCGCGTTCGCCCGCACGGGGCTGGTGGTGGCGCGTGAGGGCGGCGCCTGGGGCCGGCTCTTCCCGCTCTTCCGGGCGGGTCTGGGCGGGCGGCTGGGGAGCGGGCGCCAGTTCTGGAGCTTCATCTCGCTCCAGGACGAGGTCGCGGCGCTGCGGCACATCGTGGACACGGGCACCCTGTCCGGCCCGGTCAATCTGACCGTCCCGGAGCCGCTGACCAATCGCGAGGTGACGGCCGCGATGGGCCGGGTGCTCAACCGTCCGACCCTGCTCACCGTGCCGCCGGTCGCCCTGCGCGTGTTCCTCGGCGAGTTCGCGGAGGACGTGCTCGGCAGCCAGCGGGTCCTACCCGGGAAGCTCCTCGACTCCGGCTTCGCCTACTCCCACCCGTCCATCGAGGGGGCCATCCGCGCGGCGCTCGACTGA
- a CDS encoding DUF4240 domain-containing protein — translation MDETEFWEIIDSTREAAEGDPEDHADLLVGRLLQLDPDSVLDFARHFEARYNRAYRWDLWGAAAVLLGGASDDAFDYFRCWLIGQGREVFEGAVHAPDSLAELLDDFDEDIDGDGEELGYAADEAYEQLTGTAAPDPGIAAQPAEPEGAPFDLESDRVLAERFPALWERFGS, via the coding sequence ATGGACGAGACGGAGTTCTGGGAGATCATCGACAGCACGCGCGAGGCGGCCGAGGGCGATCCCGAGGACCACGCCGACCTGCTCGTCGGACGGCTGCTGCAACTCGACCCCGACTCCGTACTGGACTTCGCGCGGCACTTCGAGGCCCGCTACAACCGCGCGTACCGCTGGGATCTGTGGGGTGCGGCGGCCGTCCTGCTGGGCGGGGCGAGCGACGACGCGTTCGACTACTTCCGCTGCTGGCTGATCGGCCAGGGCCGGGAGGTCTTCGAGGGCGCGGTACACGCCCCGGACTCCCTCGCCGAGCTGCTGGACGACTTCGACGAGGACATCGACGGCGACGGTGAGGAGCTGGGGTACGCGGCGGACGAGGCGTACGAGCAGCTCACCGGAACGGCCGCACCCGATCCGGGGATCGCGGCGCAGCCCGCGGAGCCGGAGGGCGCACCGTTCGACCTCGAGAGCGACCGTGTGCTCGCGGAGCGGTTCCCGGCGCTGTGGGAGCGCTTCGGGTCATAG